The stretch of DNA AAAGAGGGGAGCTATGGCTGCAATAAAATAGCGTCGCAAGGCATTTAACATTCCTCCCATCATTGCTGCTAAAGACATGCATGTTAAATAGGGAAACATGATTGCGGTAAAATGAACCGTGGCGTTAAATTTTGTGGCATCCTCTGTAAAGCCTGGAGCAATAACCGTTCGTACTAAAAAAGGCATACTTAATTCCATGGCGATGGTTAAAAGTAACAACAGCGAAAAGAGAACGCCAAAGACTTCTTCTGCGAATTTGCATGCGGTTTCTTGACCATCTTCGGTAATTTTTTTTGAAAAAAGGGGAATAAAAGCTGCATTAAAGGCGCCTTCAGCAAAAAAACGGCGGAATGTATTGGGAAAACGAAAAGCTGCATTGAACGCATCGGAAACAGGACCAGTCCCCAACGCTGCTGCCATCAGCATTTCGCGTAAAAAGCCAAAAATACGGCTCATCAAGGTTCCGGAAGCAACAGTGGCAAACTTTTTAATCAAGGTCATAAAGATACATCGGGTTTGTCATGAAGGAGAAGTGATTAATAAAGCCTTTTTAGATCATAAAAATCTAATCAGTGTGTTAATATAAATACTCTTTTGTAAAGCTAAAGCGTTTTACGATGGTGTTTGCCCTTCTGTCAATAAGAGCGCATTCATACTCTTTAAGCTATAGTTGTTGTTGCTAGTTATCGTTTGATTTCTTACATAAAATATTAAAATTTCTTTTTCTCAATTTTGGAGATAGAAGGTAATGTTATGAAAAGATAAAGAGCGGAGAAAAAATGGGGAAGCCAATAGTTATCTATCTTGTATTTTTTACACATCTTCTTCGTTGAGAGAAAATGAGCAAAAGACGAGAGTGCTCTAAAAGTGATGATCCAGCTTAAGAAAGGGCTGAAAAATTGAAATTTATAGACACATAGTCATTACTTTTACGTTCTCAGTTTTATGCCGTTGAATACTTTGTTGCGGCGCTTTTTCTTGTTTTATGGATTTTATCAATTGTTTTGTGTTCATTACTGATTGACTAGAAATTTGAGCATATTCTTTCGTAGATTTATTCCAACTTGCTGCTGCGTGTTCCTTAGATTGGCGGTGAAGAAAATGCTCTGGTTGCATATTCAGTTGTATTTCTTTCCCCTTTTGGAAAATTTTTGCAATTTCCTTTGCATTATTTACTGAGGTGCCAATAGTTTTAGCGAGCTCTTGGTAATTATTTTCCCTTATAGCTCTTTGTTCACACGGTGAGAGACGCTCTTGTAATTGAAGCATATAAGTATTTATTTGCATCCGCAACTCAGGAGATTGCGCTAAGAATTCTTGCTGTTGTTCTTTAGATAGAGAAAAGAGATTGTTCATCGCTTGACTAGGCGTTTTAACCGATTTTTCACAGCGTTTTTGCTTTAGCTGGTGGTTTTCGAGAATATTATTTTCCGCTAGTCTTACAGCATGCACATAATTAAAAATGGCATGGCTTAAGGGCAAAATATTTTCTTCAGCATGCGCGCGTGCGCCACTTTTTATGCCGCATATATTGATACCATGAAGTCTATGCATAGATTGAGGAAAGCTTTCAACTTGTCGTGCAAACTGTTCTCCTTCAGCAATATTTTCAGTTGTCACTGGAATTTTAATTTTCGGCATTTTGTTTTGCAAAATATGGGGATCACCATAAACAATCTTACACAATTCTTCGATTTTTCTTATGCTCGTTTGGACTAATGCGCTGTTTTGAACTCTTTCAGCAATTTCATCCCTTGTAAGAGGTGCTATTTTTTCCCTTGGGATCAGTGTTTGTTGTAAGTCTTGAGCCCTTGGTGCCGTAAAAGAGAGGGCATCACCAACTTTTAATGTTTTGAGTTGTTCTGGTGAGAGATTGTTTTTATTCCCTATAATGAAAGTACCATTAACATCAACCATGAAACCATTTGCTCCACTGCCTCTATAAAAGCCTGTATAGGTTTCACCTTCTTTGGCCGTCATGATAAGGCGATGATTAATACTTTCAAGCCCAATAGTTTTCATGTGGTCCATGAATTCCTTTAAAATAAGCGTTTTTTCTGGATTGGAGATATCGTCAAACAGATATTTCATCGCTTCTGAATCACCAAATTTTAGTGACGCAATGCTAGCAAGATTCATGCGTTCTTTTGTCACAAGAGAAAATTCTAGTTCGTGACCTGCAATTTGACCAAGTTTTTCAAAAAACATCCGCTGTGTGCGCCCATTACCTTCTCTGAAAGGATGGGTGTAGTTTAATTGTATCATCATTTCAGTTGCATGTTCAATGAACTCTTCGCGGGTTAAGTCTTGTAAATTATTCTTTTCGCTAAGTGTTCTATCTAAATTTCTAAGACCTTCCTGTACCTTTTCCCCCGATGCAAAAAAAATGCCTGCTTTTTTCATTTTTGGCATGCAGGCAACAGTGCCATCTTCAAAGGTAAAGGGTTTGTCGCGCGTTTGTCCTGCCCATTCAAACGTATTTTTAAATAAAGTCTGGTGAATATAGAGGAGATATGCAGATGTTAGCTTTTGTGGTGGTGCTTCATGGCGCAAATTAATGATTGCTCTTGCTGAATCGTGAGCACACTGTGTTTGGAATTGGCGGTAATTCCTTATTCCATATTTATTTTTCAGCGTGATATTATTTGGGTAAATAAAATTACGCGGTGACATATTCTCTTCTTGAACTTCTGATGAAGACATTTTTCTGAGGAGGTAAGGTGCTATTTCTTCTTTTGCAGGAAATGTATCTCGCAGGTTTTTAGCCCTTGGCGCTGTAAAAGAGAGGGTAT from Bartonella taylorii encodes:
- a CDS encoding BID domain-containing T4SS effector — translated: MRDNQANYSASHTSEQQKTSKICDTLSFTAPRAKNLRDTFPAKEEIAPYLLRKMSSSEVQEENMSPRNFIYPNNITLKNKYGIRNYRQFQTQCAHDSARAIINLRHEAPPQKLTSAYLLYIHQTLFKNTFEWAGQTRDKPFTFEDGTVACMPKMKKAGIFFASGEKVQEGLRNLDRTLSEKNNLQDLTREEFIEHATEMMIQLNYTHPFREGNGRTQRMFFEKLGQIAGHELEFSLVTKERMNLASIASLKFGDSEAMKYLFDDISNPEKTLILKEFMDHMKTIGLESINHRLIMTAKEGETYTGFYRGSGANGFMVDVNGTFIIGNKNNLSPEQLKTLKVGDALSFTAPRAQDLQQTLIPREKIAPLTRDEIAERVQNSALVQTSIRKIEELCKIVYGDPHILQNKMPKIKIPVTTENIAEGEQFARQVESFPQSMHRLHGINICGIKSGARAHAEENILPLSHAIFNYVHAVRLAENNILENHQLKQKRCEKSVKTPSQAMNNLFSLSKEQQQEFLAQSPELRMQINTYMLQLQERLSPCEQRAIRENNYQELAKTIGTSVNNAKEIAKIFQKGKEIQLNMQPEHFLHRQSKEHAAASWNKSTKEYAQISSQSVMNTKQLIKSIKQEKAPQQSIQRHKTENVKVMTMCL